A stretch of the Sulfurimonas sp. HSL-1656 genome encodes the following:
- a CDS encoding phosphoglycolate phosphatase: MFRTKELILFDFDGTLIDSVPDLAAAINHMLSGLGKPAFEESLVRGWVGNGARTLVERALRAAYGEHGYPAPADVDAALDVFLHHYAENLAVHTAAFPHVPEVLQQLHAQGYRLAIITNKPYAFIEPILQSMGMDTLFELTLGGDSLLQKKPDPQPLLHACETLGVAPDKCIMVGDSKNDILAAKAAGMQSIGVGYGYNYDEAISAYDPDLVCETFCALAAPFGVSCG; encoded by the coding sequence ATGTTCAGAACTAAAGAGCTGATTCTCTTCGATTTCGACGGTACCCTTATCGACAGTGTCCCGGATCTCGCGGCGGCGATCAACCACATGCTTTCCGGGTTGGGAAAACCCGCCTTTGAAGAGTCACTTGTCCGTGGCTGGGTCGGCAACGGTGCTCGGACCCTCGTCGAGCGGGCCCTGCGCGCCGCCTACGGCGAGCACGGTTACCCCGCCCCGGCTGACGTCGACGCGGCGCTGGACGTATTCCTGCACCACTATGCCGAAAACCTGGCCGTCCATACCGCCGCCTTCCCGCACGTACCCGAAGTGCTGCAGCAGCTGCATGCGCAGGGCTACCGCCTGGCCATCATTACCAACAAACCCTACGCATTCATAGAACCCATCTTGCAAAGCATGGGCATGGACACGCTTTTCGAACTCACCCTCGGCGGCGACTCGCTGCTGCAGAAGAAACCCGATCCCCAGCCCCTGCTGCACGCCTGTGAAACCCTCGGAGTCGCCCCGGACAAATGCATCATGGTCGGCGACTCGAAAAACGACATCCTCGCGGCCAAAGCGGCGGGGATGCAGAGCATCGGCGTCGGCTACGGCTACAACTACGACGAAGCCATCAGCGCCTACGACCCGGACCTGGTCTGCGAAACCTTCTGCGCCCTCGCCGCGCCGTTCGGGGTCTCCTGTGGCTAG
- the polA gene encoding DNA polymerase I — protein MSKTITVIDTFGFFFRSFYALPPLTNKEGFPTGLLTGFVNFIDRLHQDHSSDYIVFALDAKGPTFRNEIDPEYKAHRPPPPDELKAQLPIAIEWIEKMGFKTLMQSGFEADDMIASITKKAVEAGMVVRIVSHDKDLYQLIDDDRVVLVDAIKRRDVNETECLEKYGIRPEQFTDYQALLGDSADNVPGVKGIGKVTAQKLLNEYETLENVYANIDAVKPAGVQKKLRENEANAWMSKKLVTLRDDLFETVEWHEFDMDDRNPFVPIVPELLRYEMHGIIRKLKAKKLIGEEEIAAESAVQTEECPLPANAGFTAKLVIDEAELAAITGAITAETLVAFDTETTGLDYLDDTLVGFSFCLNDEEAYYVPVAHSYLGVPQQVGKAAAEAALRQIFSGRVVGHNLKFDLHFVNHYLEGFEPSLYADTMIMAWLAAPESALSLDKLAQSHLNHTMISFKETVKKGENFSGVDLADACGYAAEDAWATFRLYAKLSELLKLQGGEHLLEEAAEVEFPFSLTLTAMEEAGIKVDTKVLATFLEEAKTRLSELTQSIYELTGSEFNINSTKQLGEVLFEKLELPAAKKTKTGYSTDEKVLSSLLDAHPVIEKLLEYRELHKLVSTYLDPLLQLGAQRPDGRIHTSYVQTGTATGRLSSKNPNLQNIPTRTPLGARIREAFVAEPGKKLIGIDYSQIELRLLAHFSEDPTLVDAFKHDRDIHLSTATALFGEEEAPKKRGIAKTVNFGLLYGMGQKKLSDTLKIPTKEARDIITRYFETFPTVKSYFASIVERSKEQGYVETLLGRRRYFDYDKATPMLKAAYERESVNTVFQGSAADLIKMAMNHIDDVIKKERLPATMLLQIHDELIFEVDAAQADALGARFQSIMEEIFPLHIPLRASLNIGTHWGELK, from the coding sequence ATGTCCAAGACCATTACCGTTATCGATACCTTCGGCTTCTTCTTCCGCAGCTTCTACGCGCTGCCGCCGCTCACGAACAAAGAGGGGTTCCCGACCGGGCTGCTGACCGGCTTCGTCAACTTTATCGACCGCCTGCACCAGGACCACTCCAGCGACTACATCGTTTTCGCCCTCGACGCGAAGGGGCCTACCTTCAGGAACGAGATCGACCCCGAGTACAAGGCGCACCGCCCGCCGCCGCCCGACGAGCTCAAGGCGCAGCTCCCCATCGCCATCGAGTGGATCGAGAAGATGGGCTTCAAAACCCTGATGCAGAGCGGGTTCGAGGCCGACGACATGATCGCCTCCATTACGAAAAAGGCGGTCGAAGCGGGGATGGTCGTGCGGATCGTCTCGCACGACAAGGACCTCTACCAGCTCATCGATGATGACCGTGTCGTCCTTGTCGACGCCATCAAGCGCAGGGACGTCAACGAAACGGAGTGCCTGGAGAAGTACGGCATCCGCCCCGAACAGTTCACCGACTACCAGGCGCTGCTTGGCGACAGCGCCGACAACGTGCCGGGGGTCAAGGGCATAGGCAAGGTGACGGCGCAGAAGCTGCTCAACGAGTACGAGACCCTCGAAAATGTCTACGCGAACATCGACGCCGTCAAGCCGGCCGGGGTCCAGAAGAAGCTGCGCGAAAACGAAGCGAACGCCTGGATGTCCAAGAAGCTCGTCACCCTGCGCGACGACCTCTTCGAGACGGTGGAGTGGCACGAATTCGACATGGACGACCGCAACCCCTTCGTGCCGATCGTGCCGGAGCTGCTGCGCTACGAGATGCACGGGATCATCCGGAAGCTCAAGGCGAAGAAACTGATCGGCGAGGAAGAGATCGCCGCCGAGAGCGCCGTGCAGACCGAGGAGTGCCCGCTGCCGGCCAATGCCGGTTTCACCGCGAAACTGGTAATAGACGAAGCAGAGCTCGCCGCGATCACCGGCGCGATCACCGCAGAGACCCTTGTCGCTTTCGATACGGAGACGACGGGACTGGATTACCTCGACGATACCCTGGTCGGTTTCAGCTTCTGCCTCAATGACGAGGAGGCCTACTACGTCCCCGTCGCGCACAGCTACCTCGGCGTACCGCAGCAGGTCGGCAAAGCCGCGGCCGAAGCGGCGCTGCGGCAGATCTTTTCGGGCCGGGTCGTCGGGCATAACCTCAAATTCGACCTCCACTTCGTCAACCATTACCTGGAGGGGTTCGAACCCTCACTCTACGCCGATACGATGATCATGGCATGGCTCGCCGCCCCCGAGAGCGCGCTCTCCCTGGACAAGCTGGCGCAGTCGCACCTGAACCATACGATGATCAGCTTCAAGGAGACGGTCAAGAAGGGGGAGAATTTTTCCGGGGTGGATCTCGCCGATGCCTGCGGGTACGCCGCGGAGGATGCCTGGGCGACCTTCAGGCTCTACGCCAAACTTTCGGAACTGCTGAAACTGCAGGGCGGCGAGCACCTGCTCGAAGAGGCCGCGGAGGTGGAGTTCCCCTTTTCCCTGACGCTGACCGCGATGGAAGAGGCGGGGATCAAGGTCGATACAAAGGTTCTCGCGACCTTCCTGGAGGAGGCGAAAACGCGTCTTTCCGAGCTGACGCAGAGCATCTACGAGCTCACGGGCAGCGAGTTCAACATCAACTCCACGAAGCAGCTGGGGGAGGTGCTCTTCGAGAAGCTGGAACTGCCGGCGGCCAAGAAGACGAAGACGGGCTACTCGACGGACGAGAAGGTGCTGAGCTCCCTGCTGGACGCCCACCCGGTCATCGAGAAACTGCTGGAGTACCGCGAGCTGCACAAGCTCGTCTCCACCTACCTCGACCCGCTCCTGCAGCTGGGCGCGCAGCGTCCCGACGGGCGCATCCACACCTCCTACGTACAGACGGGGACGGCGACGGGGCGGCTCAGCTCGAAAAACCCGAACCTGCAGAACATCCCGACCCGCACCCCGTTGGGGGCGCGCATCCGCGAGGCTTTCGTCGCCGAACCGGGCAAGAAGCTTATCGGTATCGACTATTCGCAGATCGAGCTGCGGCTGCTGGCGCACTTCAGCGAGGACCCGACCCTCGTCGACGCCTTCAAACATGACAGGGATATCCACCTGAGCACGGCGACCGCCCTGTTCGGCGAAGAGGAGGCCCCGAAGAAGCGCGGCATTGCCAAGACCGTCAACTTCGGCCTGCTTTACGGGATGGGGCAGAAGAAGCTCTCCGACACCCTGAAAATTCCGACGAAGGAGGCGCGCGACATCATTACCCGCTACTTCGAGACCTTCCCGACGGTCAAATCCTACTTCGCCTCCATCGTCGAGCGCTCCAAGGAGCAGGGGTACGTCGAGACCCTGCTGGGGCGCCGCCGCTATTTCGACTACGACAAGGCGACCCCGATGCTCAAAGCCGCCTATGAGCGCGAATCGGTCAATACCGTCTTCCAGGGCTCCGCGGCCGACCTGATCAAGATGGCGATGAATCACATCGACGATGTGATAAAAAAGGAACGCCTCCCTGCTACCATGCTGCTGCAGATTCACGACGAACTGATCTTCGAGGTGGATGCGGCGCAGGCCGATGCGCTGGGGGCGCGTTTCCAGTCCATCATGGAAGAGATCTTCCCCCTCCACATCCCCCTGCGGGCGTCGCTGAACATCGGTACGCACTGGGGCGAACTGAAATAG
- the ccsA gene encoding cytochrome c biogenesis protein CcsA, with protein sequence MKYLLSIIGSMKTMAVLMMVFAVSVGYATFVENDFGTPTAKAMIYNARWFEVLLGLLAVNLVLNIVRFKMWKKGKGLVFLFHFAFLVILLGAAITRYVGYEGMMHIREGEIEDKITSSSSYLKIVYDDNGNVGEYKQGLYLSKLGGNDVDTAFDAAGKHVTVKLLEYIPDAVYSVVEAPDGKPIANMMITGGGAPDQIQLSLGEQYENEKLIIDFDSGKPLHDGKPVVRLYMEGDSLKMANGFPMTYLKMDDQSSGAVAPSLENDASTRTLYTTENGANFVVRSFLAKGKKTVVSQEAKKSGPMMRSATQDAMRLQFSDGSETKEIVVMGTSGQVGVPAPLTLSGIPMSVSYGAELIRLPFALKLTDFELDRYPGSQSPMSYASEVVLIDKEQNIEMPYRIFMNHVLDHRNYRFFQSSYDRDEKGTVLSVNHDPGTLPTYLGYFLLAVGMFGALFAKGGRFRQLGKIAKRAAEAKEKLAAAFVAAVLIAFAPQNAKADTNPMIKEITSFDKTHADMFGALVVQDSNGRMKPVDTLSTEILHKINRGDTILGLNPNQILLSMMLMPEAWRDIKMIRSDKLVNKELGIDAGEKTLAFNQFFEYPEELAGYKLNKYVEEAIRKAPGKRDKFDKAVIKVDERVNVAYMVYTGALLRLWPDAADTNHKWVATIDAINGFTPQESMVVRYLAAQYFSAIDDAVKSGDWSKADAALVQITGHQKKAGALVYPDESKMKLEIWYNHANIFERLWPLYFLVGFVLLVFAFAHIINPRVKLGLMAKGAYGLLVLFFLAHTVGLAIRWYISGHAPWSNGYESMIYIGWASVLAGFIFSRNSPITLAATSILAGLILFVAHLNWMDPQVTNLVPVLQSYWLSIHVSMITGSYGFLGLGALLGFITLILFMFNSGKRSKSISLSIRELNAINEMSLMVGLATLTVGNFLGGVWANESWGRYWGWDPKETWALVTILVYAVVIHLRFIKKIYTPYLFSVISLLAFTSVLMTYFGVNYYLAGMHSYAKGDPVPIPDFVPVTYAIVFAVIALAARHRKLAPLDAE encoded by the coding sequence ATGAAATACCTCCTCTCCATTATCGGCTCCATGAAAACCATGGCCGTGCTTATGATGGTCTTTGCCGTCTCGGTCGGATACGCGACCTTTGTCGAAAACGATTTCGGTACTCCGACGGCAAAGGCGATGATCTACAACGCCCGCTGGTTCGAGGTGCTGCTGGGCCTCCTGGCGGTGAACCTCGTACTCAACATTGTCCGCTTCAAGATGTGGAAGAAGGGCAAAGGGCTGGTGTTCCTGTTCCACTTCGCTTTCCTCGTCATCCTCTTGGGCGCGGCGATCACCCGATACGTCGGTTACGAGGGAATGATGCACATCCGCGAGGGGGAGATCGAAGACAAGATCACCAGCTCGTCCAGCTACCTCAAAATCGTCTATGACGACAACGGAAACGTCGGTGAGTACAAGCAGGGGCTCTACCTCTCCAAGCTCGGCGGCAACGACGTCGATACGGCGTTCGACGCTGCGGGCAAGCATGTCACCGTCAAGCTGCTCGAATACATCCCCGACGCCGTTTACAGCGTTGTCGAAGCCCCCGACGGCAAGCCGATTGCCAACATGATGATCACGGGCGGCGGTGCCCCCGACCAGATCCAGCTCTCCCTGGGCGAACAGTACGAGAACGAGAAGCTCATCATCGATTTCGACTCCGGCAAGCCGCTGCATGACGGCAAACCGGTGGTCCGCCTCTATATGGAAGGCGACAGCCTCAAGATGGCCAACGGTTTCCCGATGACCTACCTCAAGATGGACGACCAGAGCAGCGGCGCGGTCGCCCCGTCCCTGGAGAACGACGCGTCGACGCGTACGCTCTATACGACGGAGAACGGCGCGAACTTCGTCGTCCGCAGCTTCCTGGCCAAAGGGAAGAAGACCGTCGTCTCCCAGGAGGCGAAAAAGAGCGGCCCGATGATGCGCAGCGCCACGCAGGACGCGATGCGCCTGCAGTTCAGCGACGGCAGCGAGACCAAAGAGATCGTCGTGATGGGTACGTCCGGCCAGGTCGGCGTCCCGGCACCGCTGACGCTTTCGGGCATCCCGATGTCGGTCAGCTACGGCGCCGAACTGATCCGCCTGCCGTTCGCCCTGAAACTGACGGACTTCGAACTCGACCGCTACCCGGGCTCGCAGTCGCCGATGTCCTATGCGAGCGAGGTCGTCCTCATCGACAAGGAGCAGAACATCGAAATGCCGTATCGCATCTTTATGAACCACGTGCTTGACCACCGCAACTACCGTTTCTTCCAGTCCTCGTACGACCGTGACGAAAAAGGGACCGTCCTCTCCGTCAACCACGACCCGGGAACCCTGCCGACCTATCTCGGCTACTTCCTGCTGGCCGTGGGAATGTTCGGTGCGCTCTTCGCCAAAGGAGGGCGTTTCCGTCAGCTGGGCAAGATCGCCAAGCGTGCCGCTGAAGCGAAAGAGAAGCTGGCCGCCGCCTTTGTCGCGGCAGTGCTGATCGCTTTTGCTCCGCAAAACGCCAAGGCCGACACGAACCCGATGATCAAGGAGATCACCTCGTTCGACAAAACCCATGCCGATATGTTCGGGGCGCTGGTCGTCCAGGACAGCAACGGGCGGATGAAGCCGGTGGATACGCTCAGTACGGAGATCCTGCACAAGATCAACCGCGGCGACACCATTCTGGGGCTCAACCCCAACCAGATCCTGCTGTCGATGATGCTGATGCCCGAAGCGTGGCGCGACATCAAGATGATCCGCAGCGACAAGCTCGTCAACAAGGAGTTGGGAATCGACGCCGGTGAGAAAACGCTCGCCTTCAACCAGTTTTTCGAATACCCCGAGGAGCTGGCCGGCTACAAACTCAACAAGTACGTCGAAGAGGCCATCCGCAAGGCCCCGGGCAAACGCGACAAGTTCGACAAGGCCGTCATCAAGGTCGACGAACGCGTGAACGTCGCCTACATGGTCTATACGGGCGCGCTGCTGCGCCTCTGGCCGGATGCGGCGGACACGAACCATAAATGGGTGGCCACCATCGACGCGATCAACGGCTTCACGCCGCAGGAGAGCATGGTGGTCCGCTACCTCGCGGCGCAGTACTTCTCCGCCATCGACGACGCGGTCAAGAGCGGCGACTGGAGCAAGGCGGATGCCGCCCTGGTCCAGATCACCGGGCACCAGAAAAAAGCGGGTGCACTCGTCTACCCGGACGAGAGCAAGATGAAGCTGGAGATCTGGTACAACCACGCCAACATCTTCGAGCGCCTCTGGCCGCTCTACTTCCTCGTCGGTTTCGTGCTGCTGGTCTTCGCCTTCGCGCACATCATCAACCCGCGTGTCAAGCTGGGGCTGATGGCCAAGGGGGCCTACGGTCTGCTCGTACTCTTTTTCCTCGCCCATACGGTCGGCCTGGCGATCCGCTGGTACATCTCCGGGCACGCGCCGTGGTCCAACGGCTACGAGTCGATGATCTATATCGGCTGGGCGTCGGTGCTGGCGGGCTTCATCTTCTCGCGCAATTCGCCGATCACCCTGGCGGCAACCTCCATCCTTGCCGGGCTGATCCTTTTTGTCGCCCACCTCAACTGGATGGACCCGCAGGTGACGAACCTCGTCCCGGTCCTGCAGTCGTACTGGCTGAGCATCCACGTCTCCATGATTACCGGCAGCTACGGCTTCCTGGGGCTGGGGGCGCTGCTGGGCTTCATTACGCTGATCCTCTTCATGTTCAACTCGGGTAAACGTTCCAAGAGCATTTCGCTCTCCATCAGGGAGCTCAACGCCATCAACGAGATGAGCCTCATGGTCGGTCTGGCAACACTGACGGTCGGGAACTTCCTCGGTGGGGTCTGGGCCAACGAGAGCTGGGGCCGCTACTGGGGCTGGGACCCGAAAGAGACCTGGGCGCTGGTGACGATCCTCGTTTACGCGGTCGTCATCCACCTGCGCTTCATCAAGAAGATCTATACGCCGTATCTCTTCAGCGTTATTTCGCTGCTGGCGTTTACGTCGGTCCTGATGACCTATTTCGGCGTCAACTACTACCTGGCGGGGATGCACTCCTACGCCAAAGGCGACCCGGTGCCGATCCCGGATTTCGTGCCGGTGACCTACGCGATCGTCTTTGCGGTCATCGCCCTGGCGGCCCGCCACCGCAAGCTCGCGCCGCTGGATGCCGAGTAG
- a CDS encoding sodium:calcium antiporter yields MHPDTWPPIYLYTAFVLAALVVGWFGIKMTTTARDLAHETGMGEALMGALFIGASTSLSGLTTSVSAAVSGFAELAVSNSLGGIAAQTVFLAFADIAYRRANLEHAAASAENLFMTALLMTLLSIHMVGIAVPDISFWSVHPVTLLLLAAYLLGIQLLARTHTMPMWLPRKTRDTPAEKQRPARRRPEGMPGLWVRFLIYSSVVAAAGWFLAQLAVPIVQNSGLSYGIVGGIFTAVSTSIPELVVAVTAVRMGALNLAVGDIIGGNAFDTLFIAASDVAYREGPIYAAVSGAEVFWLADALIMTGVVMMGLLYRQRHGPGNIGLESTMLLLLYFGGVALLGLGAV; encoded by the coding sequence ATGCATCCGGATACGTGGCCGCCGATATACCTCTATACCGCTTTTGTCCTGGCGGCGCTTGTCGTCGGATGGTTCGGCATCAAGATGACCACGACGGCACGCGACCTCGCCCATGAAACGGGGATGGGTGAAGCGCTGATGGGGGCACTTTTCATCGGAGCCTCCACCTCGCTTTCGGGGTTGACGACCTCCGTAAGCGCCGCCGTATCCGGTTTTGCGGAGCTGGCCGTCAGCAACAGCCTGGGCGGCATCGCAGCCCAGACCGTTTTTCTTGCCTTTGCCGATATCGCCTACCGGCGGGCGAACCTCGAACACGCTGCCGCTTCGGCAGAGAATCTTTTCATGACGGCCCTGCTGATGACACTCCTGAGTATCCACATGGTGGGGATCGCCGTTCCCGATATCAGTTTCTGGTCGGTGCACCCCGTCACGCTGCTGCTGCTTGCAGCGTACCTGCTGGGTATCCAGCTGTTGGCGCGCACGCATACGATGCCGATGTGGCTGCCGCGAAAAACACGCGATACCCCGGCGGAGAAACAGCGACCCGCCAGACGCAGGCCCGAGGGCATGCCCGGTCTCTGGGTCCGTTTCCTCATCTACTCATCCGTCGTTGCCGCAGCGGGCTGGTTCCTGGCACAGCTAGCCGTGCCGATCGTGCAAAATTCGGGACTCTCCTACGGCATCGTCGGCGGGATTTTCACGGCCGTCTCGACCTCCATCCCCGAACTTGTCGTTGCCGTTACTGCTGTGCGTATGGGGGCGCTCAACCTCGCCGTCGGGGATATTATCGGCGGTAATGCGTTTGATACGCTCTTTATCGCGGCGTCGGATGTCGCTTACCGGGAGGGGCCGATCTACGCCGCCGTCTCCGGGGCGGAAGTGTTCTGGCTCGCGGACGCCCTTATCATGACGGGGGTGGTTATGATGGGGCTGCTCTACCGCCAGCGCCACGGGCCGGGAAACATCGGGCTTGAAAGCACGATGCTGCTGCTGCTCTATTTCGGGGGCGTGGCCCTTTTGGGGCTCGGAGCGGTGTAG
- a CDS encoding pyrimidine dimer DNA glycosylase/endonuclease V, giving the protein MRLWSLHPKYLDAKGLVALWREALLAQNVLLGRTKGYRNHPQLLRFKQTDDPTAAIACYLGFVADEAERRGYNFNRQKIVQQGECTVMPVHEGQIAYETSHLLHKLERRDPERYNTLVSLRDIETHPLFTAVEGEVETWEVVR; this is encoded by the coding sequence ATGAGACTCTGGTCACTCCACCCAAAATACCTCGACGCCAAAGGGCTGGTAGCGCTGTGGCGCGAAGCGCTGCTGGCGCAGAACGTGCTGCTCGGCAGAACAAAGGGGTACAGGAACCATCCTCAGCTGCTCCGCTTTAAACAGACGGATGATCCGACGGCGGCCATCGCCTGTTATCTTGGGTTCGTGGCGGACGAGGCGGAGCGCAGAGGTTACAACTTTAACCGGCAAAAAATAGTGCAACAGGGCGAATGCACCGTGATGCCCGTACACGAAGGCCAGATCGCCTACGAAACATCGCATCTGCTGCACAAACTGGAACGCCGCGATCCGGAACGGTACAACACACTCGTTTCACTGCGGGATATAGAGACGCATCCGCTCTTTACCGCAGTTGAGGGGGAGGTGGAAACGTGGGAGGTCGTTCGCTGA
- a CDS encoding cupin domain-containing protein: MRTFAFLEAPRFGEGVVAEKILESPFSKEIRICMDKGNIMREHAAPGPITVMVLEGCVTVTSGSDTADLLRGQIVCFDAHVPHSLEARTDSVVRLTLSKNDALARVIDLTKA, translated from the coding sequence ATGCGCACGTTCGCATTTCTCGAAGCGCCGCGCTTCGGAGAAGGGGTCGTCGCCGAAAAGATACTGGAGAGCCCTTTCTCCAAGGAGATCCGCATCTGTATGGACAAGGGGAACATCATGCGGGAACACGCTGCACCCGGTCCTATCACCGTCATGGTGCTCGAAGGATGCGTCACCGTCACGTCCGGCAGCGATACAGCCGACCTGCTTCGAGGACAGATCGTCTGTTTTGACGCCCATGTCCCCCACTCCCTTGAGGCCCGCACGGATAGTGTCGTCCGGCTGACGCTCTCGAAAAACGATGCCCTTGCACGCGTCATCGACCTGACGAAGGCGTGA
- a CDS encoding hemerythrin family protein, whose protein sequence is MIAIAELPSVAFEEMNTVHAEEVEQLNRIETLLDTGAPETALSAALEALFFHTREHFANEEQLMREVGFPAYEMHKAEHDRALNEFQLVMMEWRNRKDDEIIRNYICVDTPLWLHQHIATMDTVTANFIAMIKAS, encoded by the coding sequence ATGATCGCCATTGCCGAACTCCCCAGCGTCGCCTTTGAGGAGATGAACACCGTCCATGCCGAGGAGGTCGAACAGCTCAACCGTATCGAGACGCTGCTCGACACCGGCGCCCCGGAGACGGCCCTCTCCGCCGCACTCGAGGCGCTTTTCTTCCATACGCGTGAACACTTTGCCAACGAAGAGCAGCTGATGCGTGAAGTGGGCTTCCCCGCCTATGAGATGCACAAAGCCGAGCACGACCGCGCGCTGAACGAATTCCAGCTGGTAATGATGGAGTGGCGTAACCGGAAAGACGATGAGATCATCCGCAACTACATCTGCGTCGACACCCCGCTATGGCTTCACCAGCACATCGCGACCATGGACACGGTGACGGCGAATTTCATCGCTATGATCAAAGCGAGCTGA
- a CDS encoding Crp/Fnr family transcriptional regulator, producing MGLEHCYLFNRLEADDLALLREITQVKSYSEGSTLFYAGERPGKLRLIASGVVQVVKHDTAGNEIVLAHFRADDLVAEAAHFENIPYPATARCVTDVTLYEIDFEAFKSRFLNRPEVALGIIRSLTYKIRQLEAVIRRTSVDDAQTRLARFLLEHADALPVTTQKQIASQIGLTPETVSRIVRRFKARGWVEVRARKIVIIDPEGLRSLQDETE from the coding sequence ATGGGACTGGAACACTGCTATCTGTTCAACCGGCTGGAAGCGGATGATCTTGCGCTGCTGCGGGAAATCACGCAGGTTAAATCGTACAGCGAGGGGAGCACGCTCTTTTATGCCGGGGAGCGTCCCGGGAAACTCCGCCTGATTGCGTCGGGCGTCGTGCAGGTCGTCAAGCACGACACGGCCGGCAACGAGATCGTCCTGGCCCATTTCCGTGCCGACGACCTCGTCGCCGAGGCGGCCCATTTTGAAAACATCCCCTATCCGGCCACGGCGCGCTGCGTCACGGACGTGACGCTCTACGAGATCGATTTCGAGGCTTTCAAAAGCCGCTTTCTGAACCGCCCGGAGGTGGCGCTGGGGATCATCCGCTCTCTGACATACAAGATCAGGCAGCTCGAAGCGGTGATCCGGCGTACTTCGGTCGATGATGCACAGACCCGGCTGGCGCGTTTTCTGCTGGAGCATGCCGACGCGCTGCCTGTGACGACCCAGAAGCAGATCGCGTCGCAGATCGGCCTGACGCCCGAAACGGTCTCACGCATTGTACGGCGCTTCAAAGCGCGGGGATGGGTCGAGGTGCGCGCGCGGAAGATCGTCATCATTGATCCGGAGGGGTTGAGAAGCCTCCAGGATGAAACGGAGTAG